A region of Pseudorca crassidens isolate mPseCra1 chromosome 8, mPseCra1.hap1, whole genome shotgun sequence DNA encodes the following proteins:
- the TAS2R38 gene encoding LOW QUALITY PROTEIN: taste receptor type 2 member 38 (The sequence of the model RefSeq protein was modified relative to this genomic sequence to represent the inferred CDS: inserted 3 bases in 2 codons), translating to MVTLTATVTVPYEVRNAFLFFSVLEFAVGILVNAFIFLMNFWVVVRRWPLSNCDLVLLNLSLTWLFLHGLLFLDVIQLTHFQWIKDPLGLCYQTILMLWMLVNQAGLWLTTCLSLLYCSRTVHFFHTFLLHLASWISRKILQMLLGATFSSCVCTVLYLWDFFNRSHFSVATMLLMNNNTQLXKLRKLNFYHSFLFCSLGSTPSFLLFLVSSGVLIVSLGRHMRTRRAKTRDSRDPSLEAHIKALXGLVSFFYLYMVSFCAGFISVPLLMLWHNKIGVMVCAGIPAACPSGHTVILISGNAKLKRAVETILLRAQSSLKVRADRKADPRMPDLC from the exons ATGGTGACTCTGACTGCCACTGTAACTGTGCCCTATGAAGTCAGGAAtgcatttctgttcttttcagtCCTGGAGTTTGCAGTAGGGATCCTGGTCAATgccttcattttcttgatgaatttTTGGGTCGTGGTGAGGAGGTGGCCACTGAGCAACTGTGATCTTGTCCTGCTGAATCTCAGCCTCACCTGGCTTTTCCTGCACGGGCTGCTCTTTCTGGATGTCATCCAGCTTACCCACTTCCAGTGGATAAAAGACCCTCTGGGCCTCTGCTACCAGACCATCCTCATGCTCTGGATGCTCGTAAATCAAGCTGGCCTCTGGCTCACCACTTGCCTTAGTCTCCTCTACTGCTCCAGGACTGTCCATTTCTTTCACACCTTCCTCCTCCACTTGGCAAGCTGGATCTCCAGGAAGATCCTCCAGATGCTCCTGGGTGCTACTTTTTCCTCCTGTGTCTGCACTGTTCTCTATTTGTGGGACTTTTTCAATAGATCTCACTTCTCAGTTGCAACCATGCTACTCATGAATAACAATACTCAAT AGAAACTGAGAAAACTCAATTTCTatcattccttcctcttctgcaGCCTGGGGTCCAccccttctttcttgctttttctggtttcttctgGGGTGCTGATTGTCTCCCTGGGGAGGCACATGAGGACAAGGAGGGCCAAAACCAGAGACTCTCGGGACCCCAGCCTGGAGGCCCACATCAAAGCACT GGGTCTCGTCTCTTTCTTCTACCTGTATATGGTATCCTTCTGCGCTGGCTTCATCTCGGTGCCTTTGCTGATGCTGTGGCACAACAAGATCGGGGTCATGGTCTGTGCAGGGATACCGGCAGCCTGCCCCTCGGGGCACACAGTCATCCTGATCTCAGGCAATGCCAAGCTGAAGAGAGCCGTGGAGACCATTCTGCTCCGGGCTCAGAGCAGCCTAAAGGTAAGGGCGGACCGCAAGGCAGATCCCAGGATGCCAGATCTATGTTGA